From the Theobroma cacao cultivar B97-61/B2 chromosome 2, Criollo_cocoa_genome_V2, whole genome shotgun sequence genome, one window contains:
- the LOC18607357 gene encoding basic blue protein, with translation MAQGRGSAIAAATVMLCLLLLHFELAQAATYTVGGSNGWTFNSAGWPKGKRFKAGDTLVFNYNPSIHNVVAVNRAGYKSCTTPKGATVFQSGKDQIKLAKGQNFFICNYSGHCQAGMKVAITAA, from the exons ATGGCTCAGGGAAGAGGCAGTGCGATAGCGGCAGCCACGGTGATGCTCTGCTTGTTGCTGCTCCATTTTGAGTTGGCTCAAGCAGCAACTTACACTGTTGGCGGATCCAATGGCTGGACCTTTAACTCCGCTGGCTGGCCTAAAGGCAAGCGCTTTAAGGCTGGTGACACACTTG TATTCAATTACAACCCTTCAATCCACAATGTGGTAGCTGTCAACCGGGCCGGATACAAATCATGCACAACACCAAAAGGTGCTACAGTTTTCCAGTCAGGCAAGGATCAGATCAAGCTTGCAAAGGGCCAAAACTTCTTCATCTGTAACTATAGTGGGCACTGTCAGGCTGGAATGAAAGTAGCAATCACTGCTGCCTGA